A region from the Aegilops tauschii subsp. strangulata cultivar AL8/78 chromosome 5, Aet v6.0, whole genome shotgun sequence genome encodes:
- the LOC123494060 gene encoding SKP1-like protein 4 has protein sequence MVAEGEEKEKMVMLRSEDGVDFLLSEAEAEAHCGRKIKIMMKYDSEDHIIPSDDGGGEINYCLIRLPVRGDTLSKVIDYSKMHASGSHDLTHWDAEFIAGFNHEALFDLILASE, from the exons ATGGTGGCGGAGGGGGAGGAAAAGGAGAAGATGGTGATGTTGCGGAGCGAGGACGGCGTGGACTTCCTGCTGTCagaggcagaggccgaggcccaCTGCGGCAGGAAAATCAAAATAATGATGAAGTACGACTCCGAGGACCACATCATCCCTtccgacgacggcggcggcgaaaTCAACTACTGCCTCATCCGCCTCCCCGTCCGAGGCGACACACTCTCCAAGGTGATAGACTACTCCAAGATGCACGCCTCCGGATCCCACGACTTGACCCACTGGGATGCGGAGTTCATCGCTGGTTTCAACCACGAGGCCCTCTTCGATCTCATCCTG GCTTCGGAATAA